The genomic window CGTTTCTTCCCGTGGGGCGACGATCCGCCCGACGCTGGCCGCGTCAACTGCTGCTGGACCCTCGGCTGGACCACGCCCGTGGGGAGCTACGCCGACGCGCCCGAGGCGCTCGGGCTCTCGGACATGGCCGGGAACGTCTGGGAGTGGTGCAACGACTGGCACACCTGCGATCCGGGCAGGGCCGCTGTCACCGATCCCGTCGGGCCGCCCGCCGGCGCGGGGCGCGTCGTACGAGGCGGCTCGTGGCAGCGGGTCGGTCCGGCGTTCCTCAGGGCCGCGCGGTTCTGCGGGAGCCTCGAAGGGGGGAGCGACCACTTCGGGTTCCGTGTTGCGGTGACCGCAGCCCCGTGAGGGGAGGGAGCGTGGAGCTCGCGCTCAGCATTCTCATCGGCCTCGGCCTCTCCGCCGCGTGCGGGTACCGCGTGTTCGTGCCGTTCCTCGTCCTCAGCATCGCCGCGATGACGGGCCACGTGACGCTGGCGCAGGGGTTCCAGTGGATCGGGACGCCGTACGCGCTCACGGCCTTCGCCGTGGCGACCGTGCTCGAGGTGGTCGCGTACTACGTCCCCTGGGTGGACAACCTGATGGACGCCGCGGCGACCCCCGCGGCGGTCGTGGCGGGGATCCTGATCACGGCGTCGGTGGTCGGAGACGTCTCGCCGTTTCTGAGGTGGTCGCTGGCCGTCATCGCGGGCGGGGGCGTCGCGGGGGCCATCCAGGCGGCGACCGTCGTGGTGCGCGGCACGTCCTCCGCGACGACCGGCGGCCTGGGCAACCCCGTCGTGGCCACAGGCGAGCTGGGAGGTTCCATCGTCACGTCCATCCTCGCGGTCCTCGTCCCCATCGCGGCCGTGCTCCTGGTCGTTCTTCTGCTCGTTCTGATCATCAGGTTCGCCCGCCGGCGGATCGAGGCGTGTTAGCGGCGCGGGCGCCGGACCGGGCGGCGCCTCAGTCCGTCACGGACAGAGAGCGAGGCGGTGTCATGCGGCAGACGGCACTCCGGGCGACGATCGCGGGGCTCCTGATCGCCGTCGCGGTCCCCGGCGCGTACGCGGGCGTCCTCATCTCCGAGATGTGCGACCCCCGCCTGAACTACCTCACCGACAGGTTCATCGAGATCTACAACGCGGGGGCGGCCTCCGTGGACCTCACGGGGTGGTCTCTGGTGGCGGTGGGGAACTGGGGCGACATCTTCACCTGGCCGCTCTCGGGATCGATCGAGCCCGGCGAGGCGCTCGTCGCAGGCGACCGCACCACGACCATCCCTTTCCAGGTGGACTTCGCGGACGAGGCTTGGTCGAGCAACAACAGCCTCTGGAACGGGAAGGTCGGGGACGGAGCGAAGCTGCTTAACGCAAGCTCGATCGTCGTCGACTACGCCGTCGTGGACGGCACGGCGTTCGAGAACGAGGACTACGTCCGCAAGTACGGCGTCGTCAACCCCTCGACGACCTACGATCCGTCGGAGTGGACCGCGACCGAGGTCGACTATCCCACGGACGGAAGCCCTGGGACCCACTCCTCCGCGCCGCCGACGCCGGGCCCGGTCGTGTCCGACGTCGCGACCGACCCTCCCGCGCCCCTTGCCGGTGAGGCCGTGCACGTCGAGGCCGTCGTCACCGACACGGTCGCGATCGCCACGGTGTCGCTCTTCTGGGGCGTGTCGCAGTTCTCGCTCCCGAACGAGATCCCCATGTCGCCCGCGTCGAGGAGCGTGTACCGCACGGACGAGGCCATCCCTGGGCAGAACGCGGGGACGACCGTGTACTTCCGCATCCACGCGACGAACAGCATTCCCGGCACGACCATCACCGACATCCGGAGCTACTCCCTTCCGTTCGTCGTGTCGGTGAGCGCCGTGCAGGGGACGGGCGGAAGCTCGCCGTACAACGGGTATGCGGTCATCACGCACGGAGTGGTCACCGGCAGTTACGGAACGCTCTTCTCCATCCAGGACGGGAGCGGCCCGCGGTCCGGGCTCTGGGCGCGCGCCGCCTCCGCGCCCGCCGAGGGGGACTCCGTGACCGTCCGCGGCACCGTCACCGAGAACGCCGACGTCGTGTACGCGGGCACCACGATGCTCGTGGGCGCCATCGTGACGGGCGCCGTACCCGGCGCCGGGCTTCCGGATCCGGCCGTCGTGTCCACGGCCGCGTCCTCGTCCGAGGACTACGAGGGCGTGCTCGTGAGGGTCGAGGGCGCGGTCTGCACGAACGCGCTCCTCGGCTCGGGGCGGTGGCAGGTGGACGACGGGAGCGGCCCGGGGCGCGTGGACGACCTCGGCTACGCGTCCCAGCCCGCGCTCGGAACGGCCTACGACGTCGTCGGGCCGGTCATCTACGCCGACGGCGCCTTCGCGCTCGAGCCGCGCCGCGCCGCCGACGTCGTGTGGGCGGGCGATGCCGCGGCGCCGTCCATCTACCAGGTCTACGCGGAGACGGAGACGACTCTCATCGTCGCGTTCTCCGAGCCCGTGGACGCGACGACCTGCGGCACGGCGACGAGCTACACCATCGAAGGGCTGACCGTCGTCGGCGCCGCGAGAGACGCGCACCACGCCGACCGCGCGGTGCTCACGGTCTCGACCATGTCGCCCGGCGAGTACTGGCTTGTCGTGGACGGGGTCGAGGACCTCTACGCGAACGCCATGGACAGCGTGAGCTTCTCCTTCGACTTCGTGGACGTCACGGTGCCGCCCGGCTACTACGCCGCCGCCGAGGGTCTGGCGGGCGACGACCTCCGCGCGGCCCTGCACGAGATCACCGACGGCCACACGGTCCTCCCGTACTCGTACTCGTGGGAGGCGTTCTACACGACCGACGACAAGCCGAACGGGAAGGTGTGGGACATGTACTCGGACGTCCCGGGCGGCGAGCCGCCGTACGAGTACACCTTCGGCGTTGATCAGGGCGGGATCGGGGGCGTGGAGGGCACGGGGTACAACCGCGAGCATGTCTGGCCTTCGAGCTGGTCGGGCGGCGAGCTTCTGCCGAAGTACTCCGACCTCCACACGATCTATCCGACCGACAACTTCGTCAACAACCAGCGCGGCAACGACCCCTACGGTGAGGTCGCGTCGCCGACCTGGACCTCACTGAACGGGAGCAGGAAGGGCAACTGCGTGTACCCAGGCTATTCGGGGCCCGCGTTCGAGCCGATCGACGAGTACAAGGGCGACTTCGCGCGGACGTTCTTCTACGTCACAGTGCGGTACCATACCGAGGACGCCGCCTGGTCAGGCAGCGCCATGACCGACGGCGCCGACATCCTGCCCTGGGCGGTCAGCCTCCTGCTCGGCTGGCACGAGGCCGACCCCGTCGACCGCAAGGAGCTCGAGCGGAACGGGACCGTCTACGCTATGCAGGGGAACAGGAACCCGTTCATCGACCGCCCCGAGTTCGCGGACCGCATGTATCAGGCCGCGGCCGTCGGCGACGGCGACGCGCCGGGCGCTCCGGTCATCGCGCTCCACCAGAGCGCGCCGAACCCCTCCGCGCGCTCGACGACCATCCGGTTCGCGCTTCCGGCGGCGACCGATGTCCGTCTGCGCGTGTACGACGCCGCGGGGCGGCTCG from Candidatus Effluviviaceae Genus I sp. includes these protein-coding regions:
- a CDS encoding DUF4126 domain-containing protein: MELALSILIGLGLSAACGYRVFVPFLVLSIAAMTGHVTLAQGFQWIGTPYALTAFAVATVLEVVAYYVPWVDNLMDAAATPAAVVAGILITASVVGDVSPFLRWSLAVIAGGGVAGAIQAATVVVRGTSSATTGGLGNPVVATGELGGSIVTSILAVLVPIAAVLLVVLLLVLIIRFARRRIEAC
- a CDS encoding endonuclease, which encodes MRQTALRATIAGLLIAVAVPGAYAGVLISEMCDPRLNYLTDRFIEIYNAGAASVDLTGWSLVAVGNWGDIFTWPLSGSIEPGEALVAGDRTTTIPFQVDFADEAWSSNNSLWNGKVGDGAKLLNASSIVVDYAVVDGTAFENEDYVRKYGVVNPSTTYDPSEWTATEVDYPTDGSPGTHSSAPPTPGPVVSDVATDPPAPLAGEAVHVEAVVTDTVAIATVSLFWGVSQFSLPNEIPMSPASRSVYRTDEAIPGQNAGTTVYFRIHATNSIPGTTITDIRSYSLPFVVSVSAVQGTGGSSPYNGYAVITHGVVTGSYGTLFSIQDGSGPRSGLWARAASAPAEGDSVTVRGTVTENADVVYAGTTMLVGAIVTGAVPGAGLPDPAVVSTAASSSEDYEGVLVRVEGAVCTNALLGSGRWQVDDGSGPGRVDDLGYASQPALGTAYDVVGPVIYADGAFALEPRRAADVVWAGDAAAPSIYQVYAETETTLIVAFSEPVDATTCGTATSYTIEGLTVVGAARDAHHADRAVLTVSTMSPGEYWLVVDGVEDLYANAMDSVSFSFDFVDVTVPPGYYAAAEGLAGDDLRAALHEITDGHTVLPYSYSWEAFYTTDDKPNGKVWDMYSDVPGGEPPYEYTFGVDQGGIGGVEGTGYNREHVWPSSWSGGELLPKYSDLHTIYPTDNFVNNQRGNDPYGEVASPTWTSLNGSRKGNCVYPGYSGPAFEPIDEYKGDFARTFFYVTVRYHTEDAAWSGSAMTDGADILPWAVSLLLGWHEADPVDRKELERNGTVYAMQGNRNPFIDRPEFADRMYQAAAVGDGDAPGAPVIALHQSAPNPSARSTTIRFALPAATDVRLRVYDAAGRLVRVLADGPFGPGEHEVSWDGRNAAGREVAASVYFYSMEADGFRDARKLVLLR